One Luteolibacter arcticus DNA segment encodes these proteins:
- a CDS encoding response regulator transcription factor: MQKILIVEDERDIADLVGFNLERAGYSVMKAHDGITGAEVAIRERPDLVILDLMLPGKDGYGVFKELRRDSRSRDIPVIMLTARAQTEDRIQGLEAGADDYLTKPFSPKELMLRVQAVLKRSDGPPGSVEVTYGPFRFDKNSLKFYLKGEPVELTSTEFKLLLFLTERAGKAQDRNDLLRTVWGYSDEVHSRTLDTHMKRLRQKLGEHAAMVETVRGIGYCVSSL, from the coding sequence ATGCAGAAAATCCTGATAGTCGAGGATGAACGCGACATTGCCGACCTCGTAGGCTTCAACCTGGAGCGCGCAGGTTATTCCGTGATGAAAGCGCACGACGGCATCACCGGTGCCGAAGTCGCGATCCGTGAACGCCCGGACCTTGTCATCCTTGACCTGATGCTTCCCGGGAAGGACGGCTACGGGGTTTTCAAGGAACTCCGCCGCGACTCCCGCAGCCGCGACATCCCGGTCATCATGTTGACCGCCCGCGCCCAAACCGAGGACCGCATCCAGGGCCTCGAAGCCGGCGCCGACGACTACCTGACCAAGCCCTTTTCGCCGAAGGAACTCATGCTGCGCGTGCAAGCGGTGCTCAAGCGCAGCGATGGCCCGCCCGGCTCCGTGGAGGTGACCTACGGGCCCTTCCGTTTCGACAAGAACTCGCTCAAGTTTTACCTCAAAGGCGAGCCCGTCGAGCTGACCTCGACCGAATTCAAGCTGCTGCTTTTCCTGACCGAGCGGGCGGGCAAGGCGCAGGACCGCAATGATCTTCTCCGCACCGTCTGGGGTTACAGCGACGAGGTCCACAGCCGGACTCTCGACACCCACATGAAGCGGCTCCGTCAGAAATTGGGCGAACATGCAGCGATGGTTGAAACCGTGCGTGGCATTGGCTACTGCGTGTCCTCTCTCTGA